A part of Lacinutrix sp. 5H-3-7-4 genomic DNA contains:
- a CDS encoding SusD/RagB family nutrient-binding outer membrane lipoprotein — MKKINIITKLLSLAIVIFAFSCDDVLVNEDPNGVVIDELPPEVILPGAQTVPAATLMTTMNELGNTMIATWSGNAQQVQSPYFEEFQYQLSTDFYSGVWDNLMARTGNLTQIINSENPGNYDYFKGASKIYRAFYFQYLVDLYGDIPFSEIHQRGDNLFPSYDSQEEVYMGLITQVNNAIEQINNTNEDTVISMGTNDVMLGGNMTQWIKFANSLKLRMLLRVNDYAQTNPDMQTFVNNEFALLNQTNAEFLGAGDNISINPGYTDQSNRMNPFAETFGYDPNEFGNSGSQTFSNLRTGPTTFLVEFLNGTTTGVTDSRLERLYATRGSQPAIQGNTQGGEEQPSRIGPGLLMSPDQDGYIMTASESLFLQSEAVFKGLLTSGNAKSLFESAIESSFARLGANLGTYLSDINMVNRIGWDGSTNKLEAIITQKWIDLGGTNGAETWIEYTRTGFPSNMPLPDTANRPNRPLRLLYPTSEYSGNSANVNPYNQTVDTAFNENIFWDVN, encoded by the coding sequence ATGAAAAAGATAAATATAATAACCAAGTTACTTTCATTAGCAATAGTCATTTTTGCATTCTCATGTGACGATGTATTAGTTAATGAAGACCCAAATGGAGTTGTAATAGACGAGCTTCCTCCTGAAGTTATACTTCCAGGAGCACAAACGGTTCCTGCAGCAACATTAATGACAACAATGAACGAGCTAGGAAATACCATGATTGCAACTTGGTCTGGAAATGCACAACAAGTTCAATCACCTTATTTTGAAGAATTTCAATATCAACTTTCAACAGATTTTTATAGTGGTGTTTGGGATAATTTAATGGCTAGAACAGGAAACTTAACGCAAATAATAAATAGTGAAAATCCTGGCAATTACGATTATTTTAAAGGCGCATCTAAAATTTATAGAGCGTTTTATTTTCAGTATCTAGTAGATCTTTATGGAGATATTCCATTTTCTGAAATCCATCAACGTGGTGACAACCTGTTCCCTTCTTACGACAGCCAAGAAGAGGTTTACATGGGCCTTATTACTCAAGTTAATAATGCTATAGAGCAAATTAACAATACAAATGAAGACACTGTTATTTCAATGGGCACCAATGATGTTATGTTAGGTGGCAATATGACTCAATGGATAAAGTTTGCTAACTCATTAAAATTAAGAATGCTTTTAAGGGTTAATGATTATGCACAAACCAATCCAGATATGCAAACCTTTGTAAACAATGAGTTTGCATTGCTAAATCAAACCAATGCAGAATTTTTGGGTGCTGGAGATAATATAAGCATTAATCCAGGTTATACAGACCAAAGCAATAGAATGAATCCTTTTGCAGAAACCTTTGGTTATGACCCTAATGAGTTTGGTAATTCTGGAAGTCAAACGTTTTCAAATTTAAGAACAGGTCCAACAACTTTTTTAGTAGAGTTTTTAAACGGTACAACTACTGGAGTTACAGATTCACGACTAGAAAGACTATATGCTACTAGAGGAAGTCAACCAGCAATTCAAGGAAACACTCAAGGCGGAGAAGAGCAACCTTCTAGAATTGGTCCTGGTCTATTAATGTCTCCAGATCAAGACGGATATATAATGACAGCATCAGAATCTTTATTTCTTCAGTCTGAAGCCGTATTTAAAGGACTTCTAACATCTGGAAATGCTAAAAGCCTCTTTGAAAGCGCAATTGAGTCATCATTTGCAAGACTAGGCGCTAATTTAGGGACCTATTTAAGCGATATTAATATGGTCAACCGTATTGGCTGGGATGGCAGCACAAATAAATTAGAAGCTATTATAACACAAAAATGGATAGACTTAGGCGGTACGAATGGTGCTGAAACTTGGATTGAATATACAAGAACCGGTTTTCCAAGCAATATGCCATTACCAGATACTGCAAATAGACCAAATAGACCTTTACGTCTACTTTATCCAACCTCAGAATATTCAGGAAATTCAGCAAATGTTAACCCATACAACCAAACCGTAGATACAGCATTTAACGAAAATATTTTTTGGGACGTCAACTAA
- a CDS encoding SusC/RagA family TonB-linked outer membrane protein produces MKTKFSGILTLLLAFVVQLSFAQEKTISGTISDETGLPLPGVNIVVKGTSNGTQTDFDGNYSISTSTGSVLTYTFVGYKTVTKTVGSASAISFGMEIDAQAIEEVVIEGAYDIKRTKPTTTTAIQTVSAETIDTRPNASLVQTLQGQAAGLNITTNSGQPGGDSEINLRGVGSITGKTEPLFIMDGIPIDEDNFRSLNPSEIASVSVLKDAGATAIYGNRGANGVIIITTKRGKYNSNFEVNYTGITSVANLQGNDYDLMNSTEQLQLERNFGTGRGVGLSDAEIAAIANYADTEWEDVFFREALTQNHTLSITAGGENVNSFTSFGYFDQKGVLVQSSLKRFNIRNNTNGKSKNDKFNYSTSLSLNFSKNEEPNNIGSGAVNRNYILGAYQSLPYISPDEYVVGEGGSLPPSFVLTPLLLLDRLATYERSENEIKILGSVSANYKLTPNLTIGTRIGADFTEEQRLAAEGPNSFNSVFFAGVGETLPGTVDQQMTRTISIDVVNSLTYSKTFAEKHTLDAGIYMEYYKSHLRAFGFRQLGLDPKTYYAGDGSGFVPDNGNNDFYVDTANAAYNNAGLFSYFANADYDYNKKYGLGVTFRRDASYRFSDTNRWGTFYAVSGRWNIDQESFMENSGFSLLKLRASYGTTGNQDINAVNGQFADFSANSLGLNLYASGNGYANINSITQAQIANPDLKWETTAQTNIGLDWEVINRRFRGSLDVYHRKATDVFQFQPTASYTGTTGLFVNSGELINKGVDLQLNYDLLKNPEGLNATVNFVGNYNKSERYGAQDSTIEEGGKIGQYYTIRYAGVNPANGNLLFLDKDGNLTENPDANDDRVFTDKNRYADFQGSFGFELDYKGFYLSTQFNYVVGADRYDFDYSGFIDPTSIGNFRSSRDILRAWTPDNRVTDIPSLNASNLDVDSDRFIQSADYLRLRFVSFGYNFSRETLESLKISKLRLFANAENMVTFTGWRGNDAEGFGSTQNNYPTPRIVSVGLELGL; encoded by the coding sequence ATGAAAACAAAGTTTAGTGGAATTTTAACGCTATTACTAGCGTTTGTTGTGCAACTATCGTTCGCACAAGAAAAAACAATTTCAGGAACAATTTCCGATGAAACCGGATTGCCGTTACCTGGAGTAAATATTGTAGTTAAAGGTACAAGTAATGGTACTCAAACAGATTTTGATGGTAATTATTCCATTTCTACAAGTACTGGCTCTGTATTAACTTACACATTTGTTGGTTACAAAACTGTTACGAAAACAGTAGGATCTGCTAGCGCTATCAGTTTTGGAATGGAGATTGATGCTCAAGCTATTGAAGAAGTTGTAATCGAAGGTGCTTATGATATTAAGCGAACTAAACCTACTACTACTACTGCAATCCAAACCGTATCTGCAGAAACTATCGATACTAGACCTAACGCTTCTTTAGTACAAACTTTACAAGGGCAAGCAGCTGGTTTAAATATCACAACTAACTCAGGTCAGCCAGGTGGAGACAGTGAAATCAACCTAAGAGGTGTTGGTTCTATTACTGGTAAAACAGAACCTTTATTTATTATGGATGGTATTCCAATTGACGAAGATAACTTTAGAAGTTTAAATCCTTCAGAAATTGCTTCGGTATCTGTACTTAAAGATGCAGGTGCAACTGCCATTTACGGTAACAGAGGTGCCAATGGTGTAATTATTATTACAACTAAAAGAGGTAAATATAACTCTAACTTTGAAGTTAACTATACTGGTATAACAAGTGTAGCAAACTTACAGGGTAATGACTATGACTTAATGAACTCAACGGAGCAATTACAGTTAGAAAGAAATTTCGGTACTGGTAGAGGTGTTGGTTTATCTGATGCGGAAATTGCTGCAATTGCAAACTATGCTGATACAGAGTGGGAAGATGTTTTCTTTAGAGAAGCATTAACTCAAAATCATACATTAAGCATAACAGCTGGTGGAGAAAATGTAAATTCTTTTACTTCTTTTGGATATTTTGATCAAAAAGGTGTTCTTGTACAAAGTTCTTTAAAGAGATTTAACATAAGAAATAATACCAATGGTAAATCTAAAAATGATAAATTTAACTATAGTACTTCTTTATCTTTAAACTTCTCTAAAAACGAAGAGCCAAATAACATCGGTTCAGGCGCTGTTAACCGTAACTATATTCTTGGTGCATATCAATCATTACCTTACATCTCTCCAGATGAGTATGTTGTTGGTGAAGGTGGATCATTACCACCATCATTTGTGTTAACGCCATTATTATTATTAGATAGATTAGCTACTTATGAGCGTTCTGAAAATGAAATTAAAATTTTAGGAAGCGTTAGTGCTAACTATAAATTAACTCCAAACCTTACTATAGGAACAAGAATTGGTGCTGATTTTACAGAAGAACAAAGATTAGCTGCTGAAGGACCTAATTCTTTTAACTCTGTGTTTTTTGCAGGTGTAGGAGAAACTTTACCTGGTACAGTTGATCAACAAATGACTAGAACTATTAGTATTGATGTTGTAAACTCTCTTACATACAGTAAAACTTTTGCTGAAAAACATACATTAGATGCTGGTATATATATGGAATACTATAAATCTCATTTAAGAGCTTTTGGTTTTAGACAATTAGGTTTAGATCCTAAAACATACTACGCAGGAGATGGAAGTGGATTTGTACCAGATAATGGAAACAATGATTTTTATGTAGATACAGCAAACGCAGCATATAACAACGCTGGTTTATTTTCTTACTTTGCAAACGCAGATTATGATTATAACAAAAAATATGGTTTAGGTGTTACTTTTAGACGTGATGCATCTTATAGATTTAGCGATACTAACAGATGGGGAACATTCTACGCTGTTTCTGGTCGTTGGAATATAGATCAAGAATCATTTATGGAAAATTCAGGATTTTCATTATTAAAGTTACGTGCATCTTATGGTACAACTGGTAACCAAGATATTAACGCTGTAAATGGTCAATTTGCAGATTTTAGTGCTAATTCATTAGGCTTAAACTTATATGCTTCAGGTAATGGTTATGCTAACATAAACTCTATTACTCAAGCACAAATAGCAAACCCTGATTTAAAATGGGAAACTACTGCTCAGACTAACATCGGTTTAGATTGGGAAGTAATAAACAGAAGATTTAGAGGTTCTTTAGATGTATACCATAGAAAAGCAACAGATGTTTTTCAATTCCAACCAACAGCTTCATATACTGGAACTACAGGATTATTTGTTAACTCTGGTGAGTTAATTAACAAAGGGGTTGATTTACAATTAAATTACGACTTACTTAAAAATCCAGAAGGATTAAACGCTACAGTTAATTTTGTAGGAAACTACAATAAATCTGAACGTTATGGAGCACAAGATTCTACAATTGAAGAAGGTGGTAAAATTGGACAGTACTATACAATTAGATATGCTGGAGTTAACCCTGCAAATGGTAACTTATTATTCTTAGATAAAGATGGTAATCTTACAGAAAATCCAGATGCTAATGATGACCGTGTATTTACAGACAAGAATAGATATGCAGATTTTCAAGGTAGTTTTGGTTTTGAGTTAGATTATAAAGGTTTTTACTTATCTACTCAGTTTAACTATGTTGTAGGTGCAGATAGATATGATTTTGATTATTCTGGTTTTATTGACCCAACTAGTATAGGTAATTTCAGATCATCTAGAGATATTTTAAGAGCTTGGACTCCAGATAATAGAGTTACAGATATTCCATCATTAAATGCATCTAATTTAGATGTTGATAGTGATAGATTCATACAAAGCGCAGATTATTTAAGGTTAAGATTTGTTAGTTTTGGTTATAACTTCTCTAGAGAGACTTTAGAATCTCTTAAAATTAGTAAGTTACGTTTGTTTGCAAATGCAGAAAACATGGTAACATTTACTGGATGGAGAGGTAATGATGCTGAAGGTTTTGGTTCAACACAAAACAACTACCCAACACCAAGAATTGTTTCTGTTGGATTAGAATTAGGACTTTAA
- a CDS encoding RagB/SusD family nutrient uptake outer membrane protein, translating to MKKINNIVAILLMAFAISSCNDAIDIEQPGLLLAENAFQSVDDVEAGLYGAYNSFDITDEIRFNANYTDEWTPGLVNGGQNRAEYSLILTPASNGDRPASLIIWQKYYLALANVNNLISAANTITPDPDVDNEVENYNDFVGQAYALRAYAHFQLQTYYTTDYTDDSALGAIALDYVPAVGEQLPRNTNGEVFTLIENDLTLANSLLSDSNSNPTLINKDFVKALRARMAAYRGDYATAGPLANQLLADYPIASQADFFNIWEDTSNAEIIFKLERTQNDNYEAQATAGGGTAGSLFAFGNSTIDGTPFMEMDRELFNSFDDADIRKERYIDPTSIISPDYQNEANYKEGDVLVVRKYPGSETVNLMNDLKVFRSAEMLFIAAEAAADNNDFGTVAQLIKQLREARLGSTQPTPSYTSQTEAFGAILDERRLELAYEGHRWVDIKRLGAKGNRTLDREPLDCATANATACTMPNTDTRFTMPIPLDEIDVNPALSQNPGY from the coding sequence ATGAAAAAAATAAATAATATAGTTGCGATTTTATTGATGGCATTTGCAATCTCATCATGTAATGACGCAATAGACATAGAACAGCCAGGTTTACTATTAGCTGAAAATGCTTTTCAAAGTGTGGATGATGTAGAAGCTGGACTATATGGAGCTTACAATAGCTTTGATATAACAGACGAAATTAGATTTAACGCTAATTATACAGATGAATGGACACCTGGATTAGTAAATGGAGGTCAAAATAGAGCAGAATATTCACTTATTTTAACTCCAGCCAGTAATGGAGATCGTCCAGCATCTTTAATTATATGGCAAAAGTATTACTTAGCACTTGCTAACGTAAATAACTTAATTTCAGCAGCCAACACAATTACACCAGATCCTGATGTAGATAATGAAGTAGAAAATTATAATGATTTTGTTGGTCAAGCTTATGCTTTAAGAGCTTATGCTCATTTCCAGTTACAAACATATTACACTACAGATTATACAGATGATTCTGCTTTAGGTGCAATTGCTTTAGATTATGTTCCTGCAGTTGGAGAACAATTACCAAGAAATACTAATGGAGAAGTGTTTACTCTAATAGAAAATGATTTAACATTAGCTAACTCATTATTATCAGACTCTAACTCTAATCCAACATTAATTAACAAAGATTTTGTTAAAGCATTAAGAGCTAGAATGGCTGCTTATAGAGGTGATTATGCTACTGCTGGTCCATTAGCTAATCAATTATTAGCAGATTATCCAATTGCTTCTCAAGCAGATTTTTTCAATATTTGGGAAGATACTTCTAATGCAGAAATTATCTTTAAATTAGAACGTACTCAAAACGATAATTATGAAGCGCAAGCAACAGCTGGAGGAGGAACTGCAGGTAGTTTATTCGCATTTGGTAATAGTACAATAGACGGTACACCTTTCATGGAAATGGATAGAGAATTATTTAACTCTTTTGATGATGCTGATATTAGAAAAGAAAGATATATCGATCCTACTTCTATTATTTCACCAGATTATCAAAATGAAGCAAATTACAAAGAAGGTGATGTTTTAGTAGTTAGAAAATATCCTGGCTCTGAAACTGTTAACTTAATGAATGATTTAAAAGTATTTAGATCTGCTGAGATGTTATTTATTGCTGCTGAAGCAGCTGCTGACAATAATGATTTTGGTACAGTAGCACAATTAATTAAGCAATTAAGAGAAGCACGTTTAGGTTCTACACAACCTACTCCTTCTTACACATCTCAAACTGAAGCTTTCGGAGCAATTTTAGATGAAAGAAGATTAGAGTTAGCCTATGAAGGTCACCGTTGGGTAGATATTAAAAGATTAGGTGCAAAAGGAAACAGAACTTTAGATCGTGAGCCTTTAGACTGTGCTACAGCTAATGCAACTGCATGTACAATGCCAAATACAGATACTAGATTTACTATGCCTATTCCTTTAGATGAAATTGATGTTAATCCAGCATTATCTCAAAATCCAGGATACTAA
- a CDS encoding SusC/RagA family TonB-linked outer membrane protein — MKTKFNGILTLFLAFIVQFSFAQEKTISGTITDETGLPMPGVNIVLKGTSNGTQTDFDGNYNIDASNGDVLEFTFIGYLSKEVTITNNNTVSFSMEPDVAALEEVIVTAVGIKRKPDEITTAYENLKSDEIVAANNPDAVQALAGKVSGLQINTVNTGVNPDTQILLRGTRSLSGDNSALVVIDNVISTAGILSDLDPEIIESINILKGPNGAALYGSRGGNGVVVVTTKKGSKEKGKLNISLSSTVTLEEVAFLPQLQDRYGKGYWGEIDAFDQGSWGPEYDGSIQPTGLPYPTITDFRYNTYEFKEDNIKDFFNTGVTLQNTLSLSGGDSEGFFSLSANKRKTEGLIPEDEFKKDFFALSAGKTFGKWSISGNARFTNEDTEVTSAIFDSDGTTLFGGAYSQLSQVPSDIDVTQFSSGSNSDHWTAFGNSPYWVAQNQRSNTENFRSDLSGELSYKFNDNISTLIRTNIVTNSSKGIRYNNDYTSPYTVTGDGRDIQSSLRVTSSRDRRLYTDLITNFNYQLTEDIELKSLIGFNATDYEFSSQTAFGRQLTLPGLYTVENISGGTVDTDFTTKQRQQAIFANVDLGYKDYLFLNLTGRQEWDSRLQSPGREIGDIGFFYWSAGTAFIATKAFPELKSKALNKLKISGGYVKVANISALDAHDLYDTGFRPSAFPYPSGVNSFLIPSSTFDSNIEPEFINTYEANINLEFLKKGGIPRITLDGSYSFYTNENQILSASVSSATSVFSAGVNVGETETNAYEVDLGLVPIKTDDFRWNVNFGYASQKTIANKITEDSDILGSGSPGIYAVQGEEFPLIRGSAYERDEQGRVILNANGQPQVASGLKVLGKTTPDYILNFGTEFTYKGFKLSAVADFRTGHVFYSNIYNNLTGQGRSFITAENGRGHFVFPNSTVEGSGVTNTNVLTGPSYGGPSEYAQYQSFVQSDAFIGVDENFILDATAFKLREVALSYTLPSKFLDNTFINGLAIGLSGRNLLTVLPKENRGYNDPEIGSGIGGYAQTPPTRFYSMNVKLNF; from the coding sequence ATGAAAACAAAGTTTAATGGAATTTTAACGCTATTTCTAGCGTTTATTGTGCAATTTTCGTTTGCTCAAGAAAAAACAATTTCCGGAACAATTACAGATGAAACCGGATTACCAATGCCTGGTGTAAATATTGTTTTAAAAGGAACAAGCAATGGTACACAAACAGATTTTGATGGTAATTATAATATTGATGCTAGTAATGGTGATGTATTAGAATTTACATTCATTGGTTATCTCTCAAAAGAAGTTACAATTACAAACAATAACACAGTTAGTTTCTCTATGGAGCCAGACGTAGCAGCATTAGAAGAAGTTATTGTCACTGCAGTTGGTATTAAAAGAAAACCAGATGAAATTACCACTGCTTATGAAAACTTAAAATCTGATGAAATTGTAGCTGCAAATAACCCAGATGCAGTACAAGCTTTAGCTGGTAAAGTTTCAGGATTACAAATAAACACTGTTAATACAGGTGTTAATCCTGATACACAAATACTACTTCGTGGTACCAGATCTCTTTCTGGAGACAACTCTGCATTAGTTGTAATCGATAATGTGATTTCAACCGCTGGTATATTATCTGATTTAGATCCTGAAATTATAGAATCTATAAACATTTTAAAAGGCCCAAATGGTGCAGCTCTTTACGGTTCTCGAGGTGGTAATGGTGTTGTTGTGGTTACAACAAAAAAAGGATCTAAAGAAAAAGGAAAGTTAAATATTAGCCTATCTTCTACAGTAACTTTAGAAGAAGTCGCTTTTTTACCGCAATTACAAGATCGATATGGTAAAGGCTATTGGGGAGAAATAGATGCTTTCGACCAAGGTTCTTGGGGACCAGAATACGATGGCTCTATACAACCAACAGGATTGCCTTATCCTACAATTACAGATTTTAGATACAACACATATGAATTTAAAGAAGACAATATTAAAGACTTTTTTAACACAGGTGTAACATTACAAAACACATTATCACTTTCTGGAGGAGATAGCGAAGGTTTCTTTTCTTTATCTGCTAATAAAAGAAAAACTGAAGGTTTAATTCCAGAAGATGAATTTAAAAAAGACTTTTTTGCTTTAAGCGCAGGAAAAACATTTGGAAAATGGTCTATTTCTGGAAATGCTAGATTTACAAATGAAGATACAGAAGTAACGTCTGCAATTTTTGATAGTGATGGCACTACATTATTTGGAGGTGCATATAGCCAACTCTCTCAAGTACCAAGTGATATAGATGTTACACAGTTTAGTTCTGGCAGCAATAGTGATCACTGGACTGCCTTTGGAAACAGCCCATATTGGGTAGCACAAAATCAAAGATCAAATACAGAAAACTTTAGATCTGATCTTTCTGGAGAATTATCTTACAAGTTTAATGATAACATTAGCACATTAATTAGAACCAATATTGTTACTAATAGCTCAAAAGGTATCAGGTATAATAATGATTATACTTCACCTTACACAGTTACTGGAGACGGTAGAGACATTCAATCATCTTTAAGAGTTACAAGTTCTAGAGACAGAAGACTATATACAGATTTAATTACAAATTTTAATTATCAATTAACTGAAGATATAGAATTAAAATCTTTAATTGGTTTTAATGCTACAGATTATGAGTTTTCATCTCAAACTGCATTTGGAAGACAATTAACTTTACCAGGTCTTTATACTGTTGAAAACATATCTGGAGGTACAGTTGATACAGATTTTACTACAAAACAAAGACAACAAGCAATATTTGCAAATGTAGATTTAGGTTATAAAGATTATTTATTTTTAAACTTAACAGGTCGTCAAGAATGGGATAGTAGATTACAATCTCCAGGAAGAGAAATTGGTGACATTGGCTTCTTTTACTGGTCTGCCGGTACAGCATTTATAGCTACAAAAGCATTTCCTGAATTAAAAAGTAAAGCTTTAAATAAATTAAAAATTTCTGGTGGTTATGTAAAAGTAGCAAACATTTCTGCTTTAGATGCTCACGATTTATATGATACAGGTTTTAGACCATCAGCATTTCCTTACCCAAGTGGTGTAAATTCATTTTTAATACCTTCATCTACATTTGATAGTAATATTGAACCAGAGTTTATTAACACCTACGAAGCAAATATAAATTTAGAGTTCTTAAAAAAAGGAGGTATTCCTAGAATCACTTTAGATGGTAGTTATTCTTTTTACACTAATGAAAATCAAATTCTTAGTGCTTCTGTATCTAGTGCAACAAGTGTATTTAGCGCAGGAGTTAATGTTGGTGAAACAGAAACTAACGCCTACGAAGTTGATTTAGGTTTAGTACCAATTAAAACAGATGATTTTAGATGGAATGTTAACTTTGGTTATGCATCACAAAAAACTATAGCAAATAAAATCACAGAAGATTCTGATATTTTAGGATCTGGTTCTCCAGGCATATACGCTGTACAAGGCGAAGAATTCCCTCTAATTAGAGGTAGCGCATATGAAAGAGACGAGCAAGGTCGAGTTATACTAAATGCTAATGGACAACCACAAGTAGCATCAGGATTAAAAGTTTTAGGCAAAACAACTCCAGATTATATTTTAAATTTCGGAACAGAATTTACATACAAAGGCTTCAAGCTTAGTGCTGTTGCAGATTTTAGAACAGGTCACGTATTCTATTCAAACATCTACAATAATCTTACAGGTCAAGGCCGTAGTTTTATTACTGCAGAAAATGGAAGAGGTCACTTTGTTTTCCCTAACTCAACAGTAGAAGGTTCTGGTGTAACTAACACAAACGTTTTAACAGGACCATCATATGGAGGACCAAGCGAGTATGCACAATACCAATCTTTCGTACAAAGTGATGCTTTCATCGGTGTAGACGAAAACTTTATCTTAGACGCTACAGCATTTAAACTTAGAGAGGTAGCACTAAGTTACACTTTACCAAGCAAATTTTTAGATAACACATTTATAAATGGTTTAGCTATAGGCCTGAGTGGTAGAAACCTACTAACTGTTCTACCTAAAGAGAATAGAGGTTATAACGATCCTGAAATTGGTTCTGGTATAGGTGGATACGCACAGACTCCTCCAACACGATTTTATTCAATGAATGTAAAACTTAACTTTTAA
- the rlmB gene encoding 23S rRNA (guanosine(2251)-2'-O)-methyltransferase RlmB, whose protein sequence is MENNTQVFGLRAIIEAISSNKSIDKVFLQKELKGELFNELVQLIKKNSINSSYVPVEKLNRLTKGNHQGAVAQISPIAFHDFETLVDNTIASGVTPLFLLLDQLSDVRNFGAIIRTAECTGVHGIVIQKKGGAPVNGDTIKTSAGAVFKVPICKVDHIKDAMFHLQASGVKVIAATEKTNDTVFDVSFKQPCAIVMGSEGRGINPSVLKLADARAKLPLLGDIESLNVSVACGAFLYEAIRQRL, encoded by the coding sequence ATGGAAAATAACACACAAGTATTTGGACTTAGAGCAATAATTGAAGCAATAAGTTCAAATAAATCTATTGATAAAGTTTTTTTACAAAAAGAACTCAAAGGCGAATTATTTAATGAACTAGTGCAGCTTATTAAAAAAAACAGCATAAATTCATCTTATGTTCCAGTAGAGAAACTTAATAGGTTAACTAAAGGAAATCACCAAGGCGCTGTTGCGCAAATATCACCTATAGCTTTTCATGATTTTGAAACACTAGTAGATAATACTATTGCTAGTGGTGTTACTCCCCTATTTTTATTACTTGACCAATTAAGTGATGTAAGAAATTTTGGTGCTATTATTAGAACTGCAGAATGTACAGGTGTACATGGTATAGTAATACAAAAAAAAGGAGGAGCTCCTGTTAATGGAGATACTATTAAAACTAGTGCTGGTGCTGTATTTAAGGTTCCTATTTGCAAAGTTGACCATATAAAAGATGCAATGTTTCATTTACAAGCTTCAGGAGTAAAGGTTATAGCCGCAACAGAAAAAACTAATGATACTGTTTTTGATGTTTCTTTTAAACAACCATGTGCAATTGTAATGGGTAGTGAAGGTCGAGGTATAAATCCATCTGTACTAAAATTAGCAGATGCAAGAGCAAAACTACCGTTATTAGGAGATATAGAATCTTTAAATGTATCTGTTGCTTGTGGTGCTTTTTTATATGAAGCTATAAGGCAAAGATTATAA
- a CDS encoding rhomboid family intramembrane serine protease — translation MKDTSDSFKFSIDVILYPVLFVLLIWLVFAIEIRFGYRFNKFGIFPLKLSGLKGIIFSPFIHSGISHLYSNTIPLFILSSALFYFYRPIAFKIIFYGILLSGFITWLIGRPSYHIGASGLIYVLFSFNFFKGIFAKHYRLIALSLVVIFIYGSMFMYAFPIDEKISWEGHTAGLLTGFLFALLFRKHIAKPKKYVWEEPSYNEEDDEFLRHFDENGNFIENLEEDTIDEHSINNNDESNAPQEVNYIYKSKTDL, via the coding sequence ATGAAAGACACATCAGATTCGTTCAAATTTTCAATAGATGTTATACTTTATCCTGTATTATTTGTTTTACTAATATGGTTAGTATTTGCTATAGAAATCAGGTTTGGGTATAGGTTTAATAAGTTTGGTATTTTCCCACTAAAATTAAGTGGTTTAAAAGGTATAATTTTTAGCCCGTTTATACATTCGGGTATTTCGCATTTATACTCAAATACCATTCCTTTATTTATTTTGTCATCAGCACTTTTTTATTTTTATAGGCCAATAGCTTTTAAAATTATATTTTATGGTATTTTATTGTCTGGTTTTATAACTTGGTTAATTGGGAGGCCATCCTATCATATTGGTGCCAGTGGTTTAATATATGTGCTTTTTAGTTTTAATTTTTTTAAGGGTATTTTTGCAAAACACTATAGACTTATAGCTCTATCTCTTGTTGTTATTTTTATATATGGTAGCATGTTTATGTATGCTTTTCCTATAGATGAGAAAATTTCATGGGAAGGACATACAGCTGGTTTATTAACAGGGTTTCTATTTGCTTTATTGTTTAGAAAACATATAGCTAAACCTAAAAAATATGTTTGGGAAGAACCTTCGTATAATGAGGAGGATGATGAATTTTTACGTCATTTTGACGAAAATGGAAACTTTATTGAAAATTTAGAGGAAGATACAATAGATGAACACTCTATTAATAACAATGATGAATCTAATGCTCCACAAGAAGTGAACTATATTTATAAAAGTAAAACCGATTTATAA